Sequence from the Methanococcoides sp. LMO-2 genome:
ACACAGGATTGAGAAAAAGACCATTGCCTTTGTTCGAACCTGAACTACCCGTCGAAAATGAAGACGTTAAATCATCCTTTTTACAATATGGAGATAATTTTACCCCCAATGATGGAACTAATGGGCCAGTTCAAATGTCAGGAAGGAATCCTTTCGAAGCCATGTCGGACATGCCAATTAATTCCCCATTAACACAAACTGAAGCTATTGATCAAAAGACCGTTAGTCCGGAAAAGGTTCAGAACTCAGGAATACCACTATTCCCTCCGGCAACGCCTGACATGGGATCAATGAGTGAAAACGAAATCCCACAAGCTGCTGAAAATGAAGCAGAAGAAGCCATCCGGAACGAGAACGGACTTCTAACAATAATCAAAAAAACATTCAAACGTTTCACTCACAAAAAAAAGCTGATCGATCGCATGGAAGAGTGGCAACCTCCTGAACCAGAAGAAAAAGAAGAGGAAACTACCCCTAATGTGGTTGAACGGAATATGAAAACTACTCCCGACAATAACCTGCCTGCAAACTATGATAACGCAGAAACGGTCTCATTAGAGGATATTAGAAAAGTAATCCCTATTGAACCTCAAAATGTTGAGAGTGAATCTGAACAAAGGATCCCGGAGGTCCAGACTGATCAGCCCCCTTCAGAAATCACAACCGACTCCGGAGTAACTGAGAAAACCGCATCCCCAGAGACATCTGTTACAGACTCCCTGCCTGGCTACTCCCAGGAAGAGATCCGAACAATAAAAGAAGAACTGGCAGATTCAAAACAAGGCAATGAAGAACTTGGAAAGGATATCAAAGAACTTACAGGTACCATTAATGAAATGGAAAGCTCAATCGACTCCATGAAAAGGGATGGGGACAGCTTCAGCTCGATTATAAATATGAGAGTCGATGAATCCACAAAAAGGATCGAATGCCTTGAAGAGCGTCTCAATGAGTTCGAAGTTACACTTGAAAGTATCCACACCGACAATGTTGACCTTAAAACCGATCTCAATACCATTGAGCAGAACATTGCAGAACTTACAGGCTCTTACAGTATCATGCTCAAACAGATGCAGAAACTGACAGAATTCGGTAATTCAAGGTCTGCAGAGATATTTGAGACAAATAAACGTATCGACAGACTGGACCAGACTCTTTCCACACTGAACGCTGTTCAGGAAGAATCACAAAAAAGCATGCTTGAACTCCGCTCTGTCACATCTGACCTGATAAGAAGCGTGGAAAACACACACAATGCAAACAAAGATTTCAGGGCTGACAGAGAAAATCAGGACCAACTTATCAAGGACGAACTTGTCTCACTGACTGATTTTGTTGAGAAGGAATTCAAGAACCTTGGAGCAAGAAGCTACCGTGCAAATGGCGAAAATATCCAGCTGAACAATATTATAAAGAATTCCACCAATATGAAACTCTGCATGGAATGGCTTGAATTCCTCATGGAACTTGTCGGAAGGAACCACCTCGCAGACATCCTTTCCTACTATGAGGAACTTGGCTGGATCAGCGAGGATGTCCGGCTTGAACTTATGCGATATGCAGAAGGCATCGATTATTACATCGAAAAGACCGACTGGAAGCTTGCACCCGATGACCATGTGAAATCTATCTGGTTCATCGAACAACTTGCCGGACTCAAAGTAGATAAGAACCGGCTATCAATAGTTGAGAAGAACATCAAAAAAGTTAAGAATGGTACAGAGATATATGGTATATAATGCTCCATGCCTCCGTAGAGATCTCATAAAGGAACGATGAAGAATATGACAAGACCTAATTTGTTAAAAAGAAAACTTCGAGGAAATGACGAAGGCCAGGTAACAATCGATTACCTTATGGGAATTACCATATTCATTGTTGCATTATTCTTCATATTCCAGTATTCAGCAGGTTTATTTACTCCATTCCAGTCCAATTCTGACGAGGTTACACTTGTTGCTGACCGTGTTGCTACTTCGATCACTGAGAAGGAGATCAGTGCGGGGGATATAAGGACACCGAATTTGATTGATGGAAACAAGACTAATGATTACTTTGACAATAAGCTATCATCTGGTTATTATACAGAAATTGAAGATCTTGGATTGAGAGGAGAATACCATCGATATGACCTTAATGTAACACTGGAGAACAGTACACAGATGCTCAAGATGGCGGGCGAACCACTTCCACTTTCCAACAATATTGGCCAAACAAAGCGTGTTGTACTCATTGAAGATACTGTCACCGGCGAAACTGAAACAGCAATACTATCAGTAAGGGTGTGGTGAGATGAAAAATCTAAACATAATTAGAATTACACGCGAAGAGGATGCACAGATGCACACTCTTGAAGCCATAATGGCTGCAACCATAATGGTAGTCATAATTCTATTCGCAGTTCAGGCAACTTCTCTTACTCCCCTTACCTCATCAACAGCAAATGCCCACATCGAATCCCAGATGTACATCATAGGTCAAGATATGTTGACTGCACTTGACCATTCTTCAAATGGGCAAAACTCTGATCTGAAAAATGAAACCATTAACTGGAATGGAGAGATGTATGTCTGGAACGGGACAGATTATCAATCCGATGATAATAAAAATAATTCACTCGAGGGACCTGTAGTTGACCTCATAAAACCTATTCTGGTTGATAATGGAATTGCTCACAACATCGAGTTCACATATAGCAGTATTTCAGAATCAGAGAACTACACAAGATACAGCGAAAAACTTGAAAATTACTACATATATAATGGAGATCCATCTGACAACGCGGTAATTGTTTCAAGAAAAGTATTGCTTTCTGAATCAGATGTTGGAAGTTCTTATGAAGCTGTTACCGGAATACCAGATGTTGATGGCAATGCAACTGCATTATATAACATTATAGATGTGAAACTCACATTATGGCGCATGTAAAATAAATAAGAGATGTTATTATGAGAAAGTTTGATGATTCCGCACAATTGTTATTACTTGCTGCATTTGCCATAGGATTCACTT
This genomic interval carries:
- a CDS encoding FlaD/FlaE family flagellar protein, translated to MSESPWGIGKEKGKTPPFGTGATAGAVFPENATVTPIGDQSNQNIATVADETISINPVGQQDPKPEIPIIDGIENHNPFQNNSKPAISYDNERGIDEPGKPIALQESETDQTKDNTGLRKRPLPLFEPELPVENEDVKSSFLQYGDNFTPNDGTNGPVQMSGRNPFEAMSDMPINSPLTQTEAIDQKTVSPEKVQNSGIPLFPPATPDMGSMSENEIPQAAENEAEEAIRNENGLLTIIKKTFKRFTHKKKLIDRMEEWQPPEPEEKEEETTPNVVERNMKTTPDNNLPANYDNAETVSLEDIRKVIPIEPQNVESESEQRIPEVQTDQPPSEITTDSGVTEKTASPETSVTDSLPGYSQEEIRTIKEELADSKQGNEELGKDIKELTGTINEMESSIDSMKRDGDSFSSIINMRVDESTKRIECLEERLNEFEVTLESIHTDNVDLKTDLNTIEQNIAELTGSYSIMLKQMQKLTEFGNSRSAEIFETNKRIDRLDQTLSTLNAVQEESQKSMLELRSVTSDLIRSVENTHNANKDFRADRENQDQLIKDELVSLTDFVEKEFKNLGARSYRANGENIQLNNIIKNSTNMKLCMEWLEFLMELVGRNHLADILSYYEELGWISEDVRLELMRYAEGIDYYIEKTDWKLAPDDHVKSIWFIEQLAGLKVDKNRLSIVEKNIKKVKNGTEIYGI
- a CDS encoding DUF7287 family protein, with amino-acid sequence MTRPNLLKRKLRGNDEGQVTIDYLMGITIFIVALFFIFQYSAGLFTPFQSNSDEVTLVADRVATSITEKEISAGDIRTPNLIDGNKTNDYFDNKLSSGYYTEIEDLGLRGEYHRYDLNVTLENSTQMLKMAGEPLPLSNNIGQTKRVVLIEDTVTGETETAILSVRVW
- a CDS encoding DUF7288 family protein; protein product: MKNLNIIRITREEDAQMHTLEAIMAATIMVVIILFAVQATSLTPLTSSTANAHIESQMYIIGQDMLTALDHSSNGQNSDLKNETINWNGEMYVWNGTDYQSDDNKNNSLEGPVVDLIKPILVDNGIAHNIEFTYSSISESENYTRYSEKLENYYIYNGDPSDNAVIVSRKVLLSESDVGSSYEAVTGIPDVDGNATALYNIIDVKLTLWRM